The following coding sequences lie in one Deltaproteobacteria bacterium genomic window:
- a CDS encoding DUF1592 domain-containing protein: protein MRWLEEHILSRVTRALVPAALLSGCYTGLNGGGAGGGDGAGDAGDASGGSGGSDGGDTDTGPTASCDTPQVGVTKLRRMTQAEYEHTVHDLLGYDGDAAQVFSSDERVGPFTSNNNAAVTEVQVEQYMTAAEDIAQWAATDVAALLPCDPAAMGEDDCAAAFIADFAPRAYRRPLDAAELATIQGVYEGGKATGGFDNGIRLVVQGLLQSPWFLYHMEFGQADLNDGTVIALDDHEIASRLSYFLWGTMPDATLFAAAGAGELVTDDGLSAQVDRMLDDPRAREAIASFHTQWVGVDGIDSLEKNADAYPAYNAGLASAMREETAAFATHVVLDDDGLLDTLLTADFTLTEDPELLALYGVTLPADHVAGDPVPLPATERSGLLTQASVMARHAHANQTSPVHRGKLVRENFLCQSLPPPPPTVDNTPPSPDPGATTRERFEQHREDPSCAGCHSLIDPLGFTFENYDGIGAWRDQEGDLTVDASGELIETDVDGVIVGAVELSGKLAQSEQVQQCVTTQWFRFAFGRFESTDDHCSTDALQVSFAQSGGDVRQLIRELVLSDAFRHRRAEAAAAQPGEEQQR from the coding sequence ATGCGGTGGCTCGAGGAACACATCCTCTCGAGGGTGACGCGCGCGCTGGTACCGGCCGCGTTGCTCTCGGGTTGCTACACCGGTCTGAACGGCGGCGGTGCCGGGGGCGGCGATGGTGCCGGCGATGCCGGCGACGCCAGCGGTGGCTCGGGTGGCTCGGACGGTGGCGACACCGACACCGGGCCGACCGCGTCGTGCGACACGCCGCAGGTCGGCGTGACCAAGCTGCGTCGCATGACGCAGGCCGAGTACGAGCACACCGTGCACGACCTGCTGGGCTACGACGGCGACGCCGCGCAGGTGTTCTCGTCGGACGAGCGCGTCGGGCCCTTCACGAGCAACAACAACGCCGCGGTCACCGAGGTGCAGGTCGAGCAGTACATGACCGCCGCCGAGGACATCGCGCAGTGGGCCGCGACCGACGTCGCCGCGCTGCTGCCGTGCGACCCCGCGGCGATGGGCGAGGACGACTGTGCCGCGGCGTTCATCGCCGACTTCGCGCCGCGGGCCTACCGTCGACCGCTCGACGCCGCCGAGCTCGCGACCATCCAGGGCGTCTACGAGGGTGGCAAGGCCACCGGCGGCTTCGACAACGGCATCCGCCTGGTCGTGCAGGGGCTGCTGCAGTCGCCCTGGTTCCTCTACCACATGGAGTTCGGCCAGGCCGACCTCAACGACGGCACCGTCATCGCGCTCGACGACCACGAGATTGCGTCGCGCCTCAGCTACTTCCTGTGGGGCACGATGCCCGACGCCACGCTGTTCGCGGCCGCCGGCGCCGGCGAGCTCGTGACCGACGATGGCCTGTCCGCGCAGGTCGATCGCATGCTCGACGACCCCCGGGCGCGCGAGGCCATCGCCTCGTTCCACACCCAGTGGGTCGGGGTCGACGGCATCGACTCGCTCGAGAAGAACGCCGACGCCTACCCGGCGTACAACGCCGGGCTCGCGAGCGCCATGCGCGAGGAGACGGCCGCGTTCGCCACCCACGTCGTGCTCGATGACGACGGCCTGCTCGACACCTTGCTCACCGCCGACTTCACGCTCACCGAGGATCCCGAGCTGCTCGCGCTCTACGGCGTGACGTTGCCGGCCGACCACGTCGCCGGCGACCCGGTGCCGCTGCCGGCGACCGAGCGCAGCGGCCTGCTGACGCAGGCGTCGGTGATGGCCCGCCACGCCCACGCCAACCAGACCTCGCCGGTCCACCGCGGAAAGCTCGTGCGCGAGAACTTCCTGTGTCAGTCGCTGCCGCCACCGCCACCGACGGTCGACAACACGCCCCCCTCGCCCGATCCGGGCGCGACCACGCGCGAGCGCTTCGAGCAGCACCGTGAAGATCCCAGCTGCGCCGGCTGCCACTCGCTGATCGATCCGCTCGGTTTCACCTTCGAGAACTACGACGGCATCGGTGCCTGGCGCGACCAGGAGGGCGACCTCACGGTCGATGCCTCCGGTGAGCTCATCGAGACCGACGTCGACGGCGTCATCGTCGGCGCCGTCGAGCTCAGCGGCAAGCTGGCGCAGAGCGAGCAGGTGCAGCAGTGCGTGACCACGCAGTGGTTCCGCTTCGCGTTCGGTCGCTTCGAGTCCACCGACGATCACTGCAGCACCGACGCGCTGCAGGTCTCGTTCGCGCAGAGCGGCGGCGACGTCCGCCAGCTCATCCGCGAGCTGGTGTTGTCCGACGCCTTCCGCCACCGCCGCGCCGAGGCGGCGGCCGCACAGCCCGGAGAGGAGCAGCAGCGATGA
- a CDS encoding DUF1552 domain-containing protein — protein MKSRAFRATAPRKPFNPRFSRRAFLGAAGSAAALVPFVPLLEREAAGADGAPKRIITIFTANGTLHERWAPTGTESDFTLGPILAPLAPYQDRLVILDGLQVIRQGVGDGHQLGMGCLWTGSQLLPGDFGGGDGGSAGYAGHASIDQAIAEVVGAQTPYKSLEFGVQTGGANVWTRMCYAGPNQPLPPEDNPQAMFDRLFADIGMDPQGIERLKAERRSVIDLVKGDLTSLQSRYGGDDRHKVEAHLDAIRAIEMRNDAAIPACEQPMLDLAFDPYANDNFPTVVQRQIDQLVMALACDLTRVASLQCSASVSGVVFSWLGHSAGHHDLSHLGDDDQTMLDQITGVNTWYAEQVKYLLDQLAAVPEGDGTLLDNTLVVWGNELSRGNSHGNMPVPFVLAGGAGGAIQTGRWLTYDQTPHNRLLVSMAQAMDVDMQSFGDNDPGSGGLAGLT, from the coding sequence ATGAAGTCACGAGCATTCCGAGCGACCGCGCCCCGCAAGCCGTTCAATCCTCGTTTCTCGCGCCGCGCCTTCCTCGGTGCCGCCGGCAGTGCTGCCGCGCTGGTGCCGTTCGTGCCGCTGCTCGAGCGCGAGGCCGCCGGCGCCGACGGAGCGCCCAAGCGCATCATCACCATCTTCACCGCCAACGGCACGCTGCACGAGCGCTGGGCGCCGACCGGCACCGAGTCGGATTTCACGCTCGGACCGATCCTCGCTCCGCTGGCGCCGTACCAGGACAGGCTCGTCATCCTCGACGGTCTGCAGGTGATCCGGCAGGGCGTCGGCGATGGTCACCAGCTGGGCATGGGCTGCCTGTGGACCGGCAGCCAGCTGCTGCCGGGTGACTTCGGCGGCGGCGACGGTGGCTCGGCGGGCTACGCCGGCCACGCCTCGATCGATCAAGCCATCGCCGAGGTGGTGGGCGCACAGACCCCGTACAAGAGCCTCGAGTTCGGCGTGCAGACCGGCGGCGCGAACGTCTGGACTCGCATGTGCTACGCGGGCCCGAACCAGCCGCTGCCGCCCGAGGACAACCCGCAGGCGATGTTCGATCGGCTCTTCGCCGACATCGGCATGGACCCGCAGGGCATCGAGCGCCTCAAGGCCGAGCGTCGCAGCGTGATCGACCTGGTGAAGGGCGATCTCACCTCGCTGCAGTCGCGCTACGGCGGCGACGATCGCCACAAGGTCGAGGCCCACCTCGATGCCATCCGTGCGATCGAGATGCGCAACGACGCGGCAATCCCCGCCTGCGAGCAGCCGATGCTCGATCTGGCGTTCGATCCCTACGCCAACGACAACTTCCCAACCGTCGTGCAGCGCCAGATCGACCAGCTGGTGATGGCGCTGGCTTGCGATCTCACGCGGGTTGCGAGCCTACAGTGCTCGGCGTCGGTCTCGGGGGTGGTGTTCTCGTGGCTCGGCCACAGTGCCGGTCACCACGACCTGTCGCACCTCGGCGACGACGACCAGACCATGCTCGATCAGATCACCGGCGTGAACACCTGGTACGCCGAGCAGGTGAAGTACCTGCTCGACCAGCTCGCTGCGGTGCCCGAGGGCGACGGCACGCTGCTCGACAACACCCTGGTGGTGTGGGGCAACGAGCTGTCGCGCGGCAACTCCCACGGCAACATGCCGGTGCCGTTCGTGCTCGCGGGCGGGGCCGGTGGCGCCATCCAGACCGGTCGCTGGCTCACGTACGATCAGACCCCGCACAACCGACTGCTGGTGTCGATGGCGCAGGCCATGGACGTCGACATGCAGAGCTTCGGCGACAACGACCCCGGCAGCGGTGGTCTCGCGGGCCTGACCTGA
- a CDS encoding ribonuclease III has protein sequence MSEADDGIDRAALARRSVRTLAWLGDALFENVVRHRVAARGDFAVDRLDAIKAEVVRAERQAELLEAITPALLEDELAVVRRGRNTAPPASARGRRNTQEYRAASALEALVAHWWLGEGRPRFDALLVPLLERAIDDALARRAQRPRRG, from the coding sequence ATGAGCGAGGCCGACGACGGCATCGATCGCGCCGCGCTGGCGCGCCGCTCGGTGCGGACGCTGGCGTGGCTGGGCGACGCGCTCTTCGAGAACGTCGTGCGTCACCGCGTGGCCGCGCGCGGCGACTTCGCGGTCGATCGGCTCGACGCGATCAAGGCCGAGGTCGTCCGCGCCGAGCGACAGGCCGAGCTGCTCGAGGCGATCACGCCGGCGCTGCTCGAGGATGAGCTGGCGGTGGTCCGACGCGGTCGCAACACCGCGCCCCCCGCCTCCGCCCGCGGGCGTCGCAACACCCAGGAGTACCGCGCAGCGTCGGCACTCGAGGCCCTGGTCGCGCACTGGTGGCTCGGCGAGGGCCGTCCGCGCTTCGATGCGTTGCTGGTGCCGCTGCTCGAGCGGGCCATCGACGACGCGCTCGCGCGCCGGGCCCAGCGACCACGTCGGGGCTAG
- a CDS encoding acyl-CoA desaturase encodes MVLVHLGVFGLLWTGMSASTWVLCATLYFVRMFGVTGGYHRYFSHRTFKTGRVMQFLLALLAESSSQRGVLWWAAHHRDHHKYSDTPQDVHSPVQFGFWHSHVGWIYDRNSDTDWPRVKDLSRYPELVVLDKLWWLPPTLLGFAVWGIWGWEGLWGGFMLSTVLLWHGTFTINSLSHVWGKRRYATTDDSRNNWVLALITMGEGWHNNHHHFMGSTRQGFFWWEVDLTFYALKVMSWLGLVWDLKAPPARVYGREPAATSPSVDATVDVG; translated from the coding sequence ATGGTGCTCGTGCACCTGGGCGTCTTCGGCCTGTTGTGGACCGGCATGAGCGCGAGCACCTGGGTGCTGTGCGCGACGCTGTACTTCGTGCGGATGTTCGGGGTCACCGGCGGCTATCACCGCTACTTCTCGCACCGCACCTTCAAGACCGGCCGCGTCATGCAGTTCCTGCTCGCGCTGCTCGCCGAGAGCTCGAGCCAGCGCGGCGTGCTGTGGTGGGCGGCGCACCATCGCGACCACCACAAGTACTCCGACACTCCGCAGGACGTGCACTCGCCGGTGCAGTTCGGCTTCTGGCACTCGCACGTCGGCTGGATCTACGACCGCAACAGCGACACCGATTGGCCCCGCGTGAAAGACCTGTCGCGCTACCCCGAGCTGGTGGTGCTGGACAAGCTGTGGTGGCTGCCGCCGACGCTGCTCGGCTTCGCAGTGTGGGGCATCTGGGGCTGGGAAGGCCTGTGGGGCGGATTCATGCTGTCGACGGTGCTGCTGTGGCACGGCACCTTCACCATCAACTCGCTCTCGCACGTGTGGGGCAAGCGTCGCTACGCGACCACGGACGACAGCCGCAATAACTGGGTGCTCGCGCTCATCACCATGGGTGAGGGCTGGCACAACAACCATCACCACTTCATGGGCTCGACCCGTCAGGGCTTCTTCTGGTGGGAGGTCGACCTGACCTTCTACGCGCTCAAGGTGATGAGCTGGCTCGGCCTGGTGTGGGATCTGAAGGCACCGCCGGCCCGCGTGTACGGCCGCGAGCCCGCGGCCACGAGCCCTTCGGTCGACGCGACCGTCGACGTCGGCTAG
- a CDS encoding 3-oxo-5-alpha-steroid 4-dehydrogenase, which yields MTHEADVYRALLLACFALAGVTFFATGVLTAPYGRHTRAGFGPTVPKRLGWFLMESPSVVLFSAFFLMGSRSGEWIPRMFALMWLAHYLQRAWLDPFLMRGAAGKRMPLLVVAMGMTFNTLNSYLNARWLSELGPGYSWRWLVDPRFLYGMILFVGGYLVNRWADAVLIRLRRDNTDYAIPHGGLYEDISCPNYFGELVQWFGWAIATWSLGGLSFAIFTFANLVPRAVAHHAWYRRQFPDYPRRRKAIFPGLL from the coding sequence ATGACCCACGAGGCCGACGTCTATCGCGCGTTGTTGCTCGCATGCTTCGCGCTGGCGGGCGTGACCTTCTTCGCCACCGGCGTGCTGACGGCCCCGTACGGCCGCCACACCCGCGCTGGCTTCGGCCCGACCGTGCCCAAGCGCCTCGGCTGGTTCTTGATGGAATCGCCGTCGGTGGTGCTGTTCAGCGCGTTCTTCCTGATGGGCTCGCGATCGGGCGAGTGGATCCCGCGGATGTTCGCGCTGATGTGGCTCGCGCACTACCTGCAGCGGGCCTGGCTCGACCCGTTCCTCATGCGCGGCGCGGCCGGCAAGCGCATGCCCCTGCTGGTCGTGGCCATGGGCATGACCTTCAACACGCTCAACAGCTACCTCAACGCACGCTGGCTCAGCGAGCTCGGCCCGGGCTACAGCTGGCGCTGGCTCGTCGACCCGCGGTTCTTGTACGGCATGATCCTGTTCGTCGGCGGCTACCTCGTGAACCGCTGGGCCGACGCAGTGCTCATCCGCCTGCGGCGGGACAACACCGACTACGCGATCCCCCACGGCGGGTTGTACGAGGACATCTCGTGCCCGAACTACTTCGGCGAGCTGGTCCAGTGGTTCGGCTGGGCCATCGCGACGTGGTCGCTCGGCGGCCTCTCGTTCGCGATCTTCACGTTCGCGAACCTCGTGCCCCGGGCCGTGGCCCACCACGCTTGGTATCGGCGACAGTTCCCGGACTACCCGCGACGTCGCAAGGCGATCTTCCCGGGCCTGCTCTGA
- a CDS encoding NUDIX hydrolase — protein sequence MNDRPGAAGGGDAGEGESATLLDLGFQTAYKAAHRMLRAWWSVSRPHTRGALIALWYRDEILLVKNSYRDQYTLPGGYVKPGEPVTNAAARELAEECDVRVDPAAIRVAYVGVHRFENRTDEVTIVEVEVHEQPRVSVDHREVVWAGFKSAEAALAMPIVPHLRDYLIAR from the coding sequence GTGAACGATCGCCCAGGGGCCGCCGGAGGCGGCGATGCCGGCGAGGGGGAGAGCGCCACGCTCCTCGACCTCGGGTTCCAGACCGCCTACAAGGCCGCGCACCGGATGCTGCGCGCGTGGTGGAGCGTGAGCCGCCCGCACACGCGTGGGGCCCTCATCGCGCTGTGGTACCGCGACGAGATCTTGCTGGTGAAGAACTCGTACCGCGACCAGTACACGCTCCCGGGCGGCTATGTGAAGCCCGGTGAGCCGGTGACCAACGCGGCCGCGCGCGAGCTCGCCGAGGAGTGTGACGTGCGGGTCGATCCCGCGGCGATTCGCGTGGCCTACGTCGGCGTGCATCGCTTCGAGAACCGCACCGACGAGGTCACGATCGTAGAGGTCGAGGTGCACGAGCAGCCTCGCGTCAGCGTCGATCACCGCGAGGTGGTGTGGGCCGGCTTCAAGTCCGCCGAGGCTGCGCTGGCGATGCCGATCGTGCCGCACCTACGTGACTACCTGATCGCGCGCTGA
- a CDS encoding thrombospondin type 3 repeat-containing protein produces MVTTNATYATGTGLAIGLLKPGYIADISIFAASGHVDHEAVVEAELADTVLVLRGGVPMYGDADLVASAAFEAGSCEAFDVCDVQKRACLSELGNTVTIASLSAAIGTYYPLIQCGTPMLEPSCIPTRDEYPDGITVGDADGDGVDDATDNCASVFNPVRWLEDEQGDADSDGVGDVCDLCPLDNTDACVVPDANDFDNDGVANASDNCPYTDNPFQVDTDADGHGDVCDSCQAANPGPSPCPLAIPDIRDPSSLAYPGEGAQVSITDAYVTAVRAGMGSQGFYVQDDSLEAFSGIFIYTGNTVPTVQVGNRVSVQGTYIEYFGLAEIESTSITVDDNGTDLPFLPIAFADPSELATASATAEQWESMLVSVGAVSITTVNPDAPSDFDEFEVTGTLRVDDLIWDNAVGSGLGNACPLNTMFSEIIGIEGYSFNNFKLQPRFPEDFSIVGCTPYQ; encoded by the coding sequence ATGGTGACCACCAACGCGACCTACGCGACCGGCACCGGCCTCGCGATCGGCCTGCTCAAGCCGGGCTATATCGCCGACATCTCGATCTTCGCGGCCAGCGGCCACGTCGATCACGAGGCCGTGGTGGAGGCCGAGTTGGCCGACACCGTGCTGGTCCTGCGCGGGGGCGTGCCGATGTACGGTGACGCCGACCTGGTCGCGTCGGCGGCATTCGAGGCCGGCAGCTGCGAGGCGTTCGACGTCTGCGACGTGCAGAAGCGGGCGTGCCTTTCCGAGCTCGGGAACACCGTCACCATCGCGTCGCTGAGCGCGGCGATCGGCACCTACTACCCGCTGATCCAGTGCGGCACGCCGATGCTCGAGCCCAGCTGCATCCCGACCCGCGACGAGTACCCCGACGGCATCACCGTGGGTGACGCCGACGGCGACGGGGTCGACGACGCGACCGACAACTGCGCCAGCGTGTTCAACCCGGTTCGCTGGCTCGAGGACGAGCAGGGCGACGCCGACAGCGACGGCGTGGGCGACGTCTGCGACCTGTGCCCGCTCGACAACACCGACGCCTGCGTGGTGCCGGACGCCAACGACTTCGACAACGACGGCGTCGCCAATGCCAGCGACAACTGCCCCTACACCGACAACCCGTTCCAGGTCGACACCGACGCCGACGGCCACGGTGATGTCTGCGACAGCTGCCAGGCCGCCAACCCCGGCCCCTCGCCGTGCCCGCTGGCGATCCCGGACATCCGCGACCCCAGCAGCCTGGCGTACCCCGGCGAGGGCGCCCAGGTGTCGATCACCGACGCCTACGTCACCGCGGTACGGGCCGGCATGGGCTCGCAGGGCTTCTACGTGCAGGACGACTCGCTCGAGGCGTTCTCCGGCATCTTCATCTACACCGGCAACACCGTACCAACCGTGCAGGTCGGCAACCGCGTGAGCGTGCAGGGCACGTACATCGAGTACTTCGGCCTCGCGGAGATCGAGTCGACCAGCATCACGGTCGACGACAACGGCACCGATCTGCCGTTCCTGCCGATCGCGTTCGCCGACCCGTCGGAGCTCGCGACCGCCTCGGCCACCGCCGAGCAGTGGGAGTCGATGTTGGTCTCGGTGGGCGCCGTGAGCATCACGACCGTGAACCCCGACGCGCCGTCGGACTTCGACGAGTTCGAGGTCACCGGCACGCTGCGGGTCGACGATCTGATCTGGGACAACGCGGTCGGCAGCGGCCTCGGCAACGCGTGCCCGCTCAACACGATGTTCAGCGAGATCATCGGCATCGAGGGCTACAGCTTCAACAACTTCAAGCTGCAGCCGCGGTTCCCCGAGGACTTCTCGATCGTGGGCTGCACGCCGTACCAGTGA
- a CDS encoding choice-of-anchor L domain-containing protein, with product MLITRGLVPAARPAAVVALVLACNTGPDNQLNFGDSSTGAATIGAESSSTAVDPATTAAVDSTGVSGCIADEDCVDDPNGPHCDTATHSCGGECVPGAMQQCYTGPVGTADIGACVSGSRICGDDGTWPDLCSGEVTPGPDDCNANEIDDDCDGLVDDSDRDGDGYGACAHDCCDVDGGGCDGAALVNPGAYEVPDNGVDDDCDDEIDEVDPQCDAGLTSASNDPDDYARAMELCQFTEENPADPGDRVWGVIDVGFSTAAGDGVPLAVQRSLRADFGDIIDPEAGDRMAVLSSGHAADITDANPGYFPFQPGANLGTQSDAPADWLMANGDAFPNPAGCLEPWDTLAHDPIMMTMRVRVPTNARSFSLKMQFFSAEYPEWVCSEFNDFFVALVDSAAVNTDDKNIAIYDDGNTKWPVGVNLVMVADGLFTQCENGEVGCASDFAFDYAGCLGTALLDGTGFDASDNGCEASQTVIGGGTGWLRMSGNVEPGEVMELRLAIWDTSGHLFDSLVLLDEFEWSLDAATPGVAPG from the coding sequence GTGTTGATCACACGGGGACTCGTTCCTGCCGCCCGGCCCGCCGCCGTCGTTGCGCTCGTGCTGGCGTGCAACACCGGGCCCGACAACCAGCTCAATTTCGGTGACAGCTCCACGGGCGCCGCGACGATCGGCGCCGAGTCGAGCAGCACCGCCGTCGATCCTGCGACCACCGCCGCGGTCGACTCGACCGGCGTCAGTGGCTGCATCGCCGACGAAGACTGCGTCGACGACCCAAACGGTCCGCACTGCGACACGGCGACACACAGCTGTGGCGGCGAGTGTGTGCCGGGCGCGATGCAGCAGTGCTACACGGGCCCGGTCGGCACCGCCGACATCGGCGCGTGCGTGTCGGGCAGTCGCATCTGCGGCGACGACGGCACCTGGCCGGACCTCTGCAGCGGCGAGGTCACGCCGGGACCCGACGACTGCAACGCCAACGAGATCGACGACGACTGCGACGGCCTGGTCGACGACAGCGATCGCGACGGCGATGGCTACGGCGCCTGCGCCCACGACTGCTGCGACGTCGATGGTGGCGGCTGCGACGGCGCGGCGCTGGTGAACCCGGGCGCCTACGAGGTGCCGGACAACGGCGTCGACGACGACTGCGACGACGAGATCGACGAGGTCGACCCGCAGTGCGACGCAGGCCTGACCTCCGCCAGCAACGATCCCGACGACTACGCGCGCGCGATGGAGCTGTGCCAGTTCACCGAGGAGAACCCGGCCGATCCCGGCGATCGCGTGTGGGGTGTCATCGACGTCGGCTTCTCGACGGCGGCGGGCGACGGGGTGCCGCTGGCGGTGCAGCGCTCGCTGCGGGCCGACTTCGGCGACATCATCGACCCCGAGGCCGGCGATCGCATGGCGGTGCTCTCGAGCGGCCACGCCGCGGACATCACCGACGCCAACCCCGGCTACTTTCCGTTCCAGCCCGGGGCCAACCTCGGCACCCAGAGCGACGCGCCCGCGGACTGGCTGATGGCCAACGGCGACGCGTTCCCCAACCCCGCCGGCTGCCTCGAGCCGTGGGACACGCTCGCGCACGACCCCATCATGATGACGATGCGCGTGCGGGTGCCGACCAACGCGCGCTCGTTCAGCCTGAAGATGCAATTCTTCTCGGCCGAGTACCCCGAGTGGGTGTGCAGCGAGTTCAACGACTTCTTCGTGGCGCTGGTCGACTCGGCCGCGGTGAACACCGACGACAAGAACATCGCCATCTACGACGACGGCAACACCAAGTGGCCGGTCGGCGTCAACCTCGTGATGGTCGCCGACGGCCTGTTCACCCAGTGCGAGAACGGCGAGGTCGGCTGCGCGAGCGATTTCGCGTTCGACTACGCCGGCTGTCTCGGCACGGCGCTGCTCGACGGCACCGGCTTCGACGCGTCCGACAACGGCTGCGAGGCCAGCCAGACCGTGATCGGCGGCGGTACCGGGTGGCTGCGCATGAGCGGCAACGTCGAGCCTGGCGAGGTGATGGAGCTGCGGCTGGCGATCTGGGACACCAGCGGCCACCTCTTCGATTCGTTGGTCTTGCTCGACGAGTTCGAGTGGTCGCTCGACGCCGCGACCCCCGGCGTGGCCCCGGGCTGA
- a CDS encoding aspartate carbamoyltransferase — MALSFEEFKAGLDERERRRALLTRDGRPYFVLLSQQFTRPDIDSLCDTATSIRRLERHVDGREFLRGLLRGVRIMNLFAQPSTRTAESFIAAADKLGAISRLVSDLRTSSFAKGESIEDSVRTLSSFFDAIVTRHQDDEFAFRAAWSLSCSRRPIPVISAGSGKSQHVTQSLLDIYTLRYSFADNGGVDGKDVVIIGDIARNRAARSLAYLLTRFERPKIHFVSPAAFAPDDELLRYLHRHEVATTQHESLEPLLRSSGMNLDAIYVTRLQQEWDRGNNGIPDAGERGSSEDYVLKSEYRSLVRPDCVVMHPLPRVNELPESWEDHPGFMVWRQVRNGMWIRAALFAATFGADGEIRSRAARLGLL; from the coding sequence ATGGCACTTTCATTCGAAGAGTTCAAGGCAGGTCTGGACGAACGCGAACGTCGACGCGCGCTGCTCACCCGCGACGGCCGCCCGTACTTCGTGCTGCTGAGCCAGCAGTTCACGCGCCCGGACATCGATTCGCTGTGCGACACCGCGACCTCGATCCGCCGGCTCGAACGGCACGTCGACGGTCGCGAGTTCCTGCGCGGGCTCCTGCGCGGCGTTCGCATCATGAACCTGTTCGCGCAGCCGAGCACGCGCACCGCCGAGTCATTCATCGCGGCGGCCGACAAGCTCGGCGCGATCTCGCGGCTGGTCAGCGACCTGCGGACCTCGTCGTTCGCCAAGGGCGAGTCGATCGAGGACTCGGTGCGTACGTTGTCGAGCTTCTTCGACGCCATCGTGACCCGCCACCAGGACGACGAGTTCGCGTTCCGGGCCGCGTGGTCGCTGTCGTGCAGCCGGCGGCCGATCCCCGTCATCTCGGCGGGCAGCGGCAAGAGCCAGCACGTCACGCAGTCGCTGCTCGACATCTACACCCTGCGCTACTCGTTCGCCGACAACGGCGGCGTCGACGGCAAGGACGTCGTCATCATCGGCGACATCGCCCGCAACCGCGCCGCGCGGTCGCTGGCCTACCTGCTCACGCGCTTCGAGCGGCCGAAGATCCACTTCGTGTCGCCGGCCGCCTTCGCGCCCGACGACGAGCTGCTGCGCTACCTCCATCGTCACGAGGTCGCAACCACGCAGCACGAGTCGCTCGAGCCGCTGCTGCGCAGCTCCGGCATGAACCTCGACGCCATCTACGTCACCCGCCTGCAGCAGGAGTGGGACCGCGGCAACAACGGCATCCCCGACGCCGGCGAGCGCGGCAGCAGCGAGGACTACGTGCTCAAGTCGGAGTACCGCAGCCTGGTGCGCCCCGACTGCGTCGTCATGCACCCGCTGCCGCGCGTGAACGAGCTACCCGAGTCCTGGGAAGACCACCCCGGGTTCATGGTCTGGCGGCAGGTCCGAAACGGCATGTGGATCCGCGCTGCGCTGTTCGCAGCGACCTTCGGTGCCGATGGCGAGATCCGATCGCGCGCGGCTCGACTCGGCCTGCTCTGA